A single region of the Triticum dicoccoides isolate Atlit2015 ecotype Zavitan chromosome 2B, WEW_v2.0, whole genome shotgun sequence genome encodes:
- the LOC119364087 gene encoding uncharacterized protein LOC119364087: MKTKASTFFKQMLSTIVAVVKAKSTTVRAKTSTLKTRLLVLGILRNRKLLVSAINHKIHAIMGQDDHARKEEAAQQDDGGKKAIVLYTSPSYVTERDVEAAQEEEEDSDDEYLTHSLFREEDDDDDELVNAPGSVIDVVRDAKEKEGEGAEFRLEDEIDHVADVFIRRIHKQLKLQKLESFKRFCEMMERSA; this comes from the coding sequence ATGAAGACCAAGGCTTCCACATTCTTCAAGCAGATGCTGTCCACCATCGtcgccgtggtcaaggccaagtcCACGACGGTGCGCGCCAAGACCAGCACCCTCAAGACGCGCCTCCTCGTCCTCGGCATCCTCCGCAACAGGAAGCTCCTCGTCAGCGCCATCAACCACAAGATCCACGCCATCATGGGCCAGGACGACCACGCGCGCAAGGAGGAGGCCGCCCAACAAGACGACGGCGGCAAGAAGGCCATCGTGCTCTACACGTCTCCCAGCTACGTGACGGAGCGCGACGTGGAGGCcgcccaggaggaggaggaggacagcgACGACGAGTACTTGACGCACTCGCTGTTCCGCGAGgaagacgacgatgacgacgagctGGTGAACGCGCCAGGGTCGGTGATTGACGTGGTGCGCGACGCCAAggagaaggagggggagggggctgaGTTCCGGCTGGAGGACGAGATCGACCATGTAGCCGACGTCTTCATCCGCCGGATCCACAAGCAGCTCAAGCTGCAGAAGCTCGAGTCGTTCAAGAGGTTctgcgagatgatggagaggagcgcTTGA